The DNA segment CCCGTCGGGTCTATCCTGCAGTAGCGGATGCCCGCGATGCACCCCCGTTCTCCTTCGGCTACGGGAAGCCCCATCCCGGCCGCGATCCGCACGTACTGCGGGGCGCACGTCGGGCGGATAGAGAGACCCCTATCTGCTCTCAGCCGGAGGATTCGGCGTATCAGGGACTCATACATCTCCGGGGAGATGTCGACGACCTCCTTCCCCCTCCCCGTGGGGACGAGGAAGAAGAACTGAAAGTCGCGCACCCCGAGGCTCTCCCCGAATTCCGCGATCCCCTCCAGGTCGCGGTGGTTCTGCAGGGTCACCGTCGTGTGCACCTGAACGGGAATACCGGCATCCCTGCAGGCCTCGATGCCCGCGACGGCACGCTCCCAGGCACCCGCCACCCCCCTGAACCGGTCGTGAACCCCTGGATCCGCCGAGTCGAGGCTTATCGCCGCTTTCCGGACGCCCGCCCCGGCGAGCCGAACCGCCGTGCGATCGTCGATCAGGGTTCCATTCGTCCCGATGGCCATCCGAAGCCCCCGCTGCGTCCCGTATTCGGCGATCTCGAAGATATCGTCCCGCAGCAGGGGTTCTCCCCCGCTGAGGATCAGCACCGGGGAACCTGCCTGTTTGACCTGGTCGATGAGCATCTTCGCTTCGCTGGTGGAGAGTTCCAGAGCCCCTCCCCCGTCCCCGGCATCCATGTAGCAGTGGGCGCACCGCAGGTTGCACCGGTAGGTGACGTTCCATGATATGAGGGTGGGTTCGCTCTTCCCGCTGTCTCCGATACTGTTCCGCATCGACCGATCACCAGTCTCGTACGCTCCCCCGAAGAGAGGCGTGGGTATACCCGGACGACCCTATATCAATGTATCGCAAATCCCGGGAAAATAGCGAATTTTCAGGTTATCTCTCCGTTGGCGGCACACTTTTACGGTCAGATAATTTGCCCCCACATCCTCGTGTTCGCTCATGTTGCCGGGGCTCCGGGAGTGCGGTCATGTTGGTATACCTCGTCCAGAGGCGGCGCAGTTCATGAAAGGACCGTCAGCCCCAGATCGGGTCGTCGCCGAACCGGTCCATCCAGTAATCGGCGGGGCTCTGCGCCAGGTCTTTTTCGAGGTCATCAAGCCTGAACGAGACCGGACGGTTCATGCAGTAGTCGATCAGGAGGTCGTAAGCCTCTTTTAAGCGTATCGTCATCTCGTGGGACTCCGCCGGGTCTTTTCGCGACACGTCGGGATGCCAGTCCT comes from the Methanoculleus marisnigri JR1 genome and includes:
- a CDS encoding radical SAM/SPASM domain-containing protein; translated protein: MRNSIGDSGKSEPTLISWNVTYRCNLRCAHCYMDAGDGGGALELSTSEAKMLIDQVKQAGSPVLILSGGEPLLRDDIFEIAEYGTQRGLRMAIGTNGTLIDDRTAVRLAGAGVRKAAISLDSADPGVHDRFRGVAGAWERAVAGIEACRDAGIPVQVHTTVTLQNHRDLEGIAEFGESLGVRDFQFFFLVPTGRGKEVVDISPEMYESLIRRILRLRADRGLSIRPTCAPQYVRIAAGMGLPVAEGERGCIAGIRYCRIDPTGEVTPCPYLPLGLGNIRRTPFAEIWNGSEVFAALRSGEGLRGKCGACEYRSACGGCRARAYGVTQERSGTGDCLAEDPWCLYEPGVR
- a CDS encoding J domain-containing protein translates to MAEITAGRVREAAELLGIRDRASLNEIRARYSEKIKDWHPDVSRKDPAESHEMTIRLKEAYDLLIDYCMNRPVSFRLDDLEKDLAQSPADYWMDRFGDDPIWG